A part of Chloroflexota bacterium genomic DNA contains:
- a CDS encoding DUF3592 domain-containing protein codes for MTSTSTGWVGPMIAVGIGGVLGIIGIVLIILYFRNKAKSKASQSWPSVMGQIVERKVKVDTSYDEDGISSTSYLPQVTYSYTANGAVYESHRVAFGSTPSFNSNRKAEEFLTPYIEGASVTVFYNPEKPEESVLTQTMRSMTAGLVVGIIFVVVMACLFCVAGVGVVRLLQ; via the coding sequence ATGACTTCAACATCTACTGGATGGGTTGGTCCGATGATCGCTGTTGGCATTGGCGGGGTATTAGGGATCATCGGTATTGTTCTGATCATTTTATACTTTCGCAATAAAGCCAAATCAAAAGCCAGCCAATCCTGGCCTTCGGTGATGGGGCAGATTGTGGAACGAAAGGTCAAAGTGGACACCAGCTATGATGAGGATGGGATCTCGAGCACCTCTTACCTGCCGCAGGTCACTTATTCCTATACGGCCAATGGAGCTGTCTACGAATCGCACCGCGTTGCTTTTGGCAGCACACCCAGCTTCAACTCAAATCGGAAAGCCGAGGAGTTCCTCACGCCATATATCGAAGGCGCGAGCGTTACAGTCTTTTATAACCCTGAAAAACCGGAAGAATCGGTGCTGACCCAAACCATGCGCAGCATGACCGCCGGGTTGGTTGTGGGCATCATCTTTGTGGTGGTGATGGCTTGTCTGTTCTGTGTGGCTGGGGTGGGCGTCGTCAGGCTTTTACAATAG
- a CDS encoding sugar ABC transporter permease — MPNTEKKKKIQTVSQKKRIGLILRWILAVFLIAFSIFPVIWIISAAFNPVNDLATQQLIPENAGFDNFVALVNTDIFPFFAWLWNSIKISVLTTVLTLSLTTMAAFAFSRFRFKGRQGLLKVILLVQSFPNLLAIVALFSINKQIGDVFASLGLNTHAGLIMVYLGGAMGMNIWLMKGYMDTIPRDIDESAHVDGANDWQVFSKLILPLLRPILVVIGILSFIGTYGEFIIARTLLTKRELQTVMVGLQIYTSGQYTQNWGVFAAGALIAALPIMIIYLVLQDQIVGGLTRGAVKG; from the coding sequence ATGCCTAACACAGAGAAAAAGAAAAAGATACAGACAGTATCGCAGAAGAAGCGCATTGGCTTGATCCTGCGATGGATTTTGGCTGTTTTTCTGATCGCTTTCAGCATCTTCCCCGTCATCTGGATCATATCGGCGGCGTTCAACCCGGTCAATGACCTGGCGACCCAGCAGCTCATCCCTGAAAATGCTGGTTTTGATAATTTCGTTGCCTTGGTTAATACGGATATTTTTCCGTTCTTTGCATGGCTGTGGAATTCGATCAAGATTTCTGTCCTGACGACAGTTCTGACGTTGTCCCTGACAACTATGGCAGCCTTCGCTTTTTCAAGGTTCCGTTTCAAAGGCCGGCAGGGATTGCTTAAAGTGATTCTGCTGGTTCAGAGCTTCCCGAACCTGTTGGCGATTGTCGCGCTGTTCTCCATCAATAAGCAGATTGGTGATGTCTTTGCCAGCCTGGGTCTAAACACCCATGCAGGTCTGATTATGGTGTATCTGGGCGGCGCAATGGGAATGAATATCTGGTTGATGAAAGGCTATATGGATACTATCCCCCGGGATATTGACGAATCCGCTCATGTGGATGGCGCGAATGACTGGCAAGTTTTTTCAAAGTTGATTCTGCCACTCCTACGTCCAATCCTGGTCGTGATTGGCATCCTGAGCTTCATAGGCACCTATGGCGAATTTATTATCGCCAGAACTTTGTTGACCAAGCGTGAACTACAAACCGTGATGGTAGGTCTCCAAATCTATACCTCGGGCCAATATACCCAGAACTGGGGCGTATTTGCAGCCGGTGCATTGATTGCGGCATTACCGATTATGATCATTTATCTGGTTTTGCAGGATCAGATTGTCGGTGGGTTGACACGCGGCGCTGTCAAAGGCTAA
- a CDS encoding ABC transporter permease subunit yields MENRKSTSSSIKKMISSVSSIFIYIIIVAVDLVLGYLTYQLIVLDYIPLAIVFCLIILLITVSFLIPKLRHLKWMSIGLSAWLLFSIFPILFTIYNGFTNYGDGHLISKALAIQQINKQKYLPESGKSYEWIAYRSETNDYLLWLKDTDGQTSIARTTESGADDLIFEVVPGENGIGELDDDGAPKTIEGYTRLNKITASTDENLTNILFGEADQTIQVRSPSEAAELVPLYEFDPETDVFTDVRNGKEYFDIEGTWTSVDGKELIPGYSDVIGFRNFVDFATSPGLRGPLVTIVSWNFMFATFSLFLTFSMGLLISVIYNDPGFKGKKILQSLLLIPYTIPSLITILIWRGMLNPNLGIVNRVLEAVIGISPDWFNNRYLAQIAILIVNMWLGYPYWMLVTSGALQSIPQDIYEAAEVDGATGWQRFWRITLPLLLVSVGPLMISSFIFNFNNFNLIYAFINGGPPIPTAMTQAGYTDIIISYVYNLAFASGRGIQYGYASAISVVLFILIAIMALIQFRFTNMWEEVGENA; encoded by the coding sequence ATGGAAAATCGTAAGAGTACTTCATCATCGATAAAGAAGATGATTTCCAGTGTTTCTTCCATTTTCATCTACATCATCATTGTTGCAGTTGATCTCGTTCTCGGATATTTGACCTATCAATTAATCGTGCTGGATTACATCCCTCTTGCTATTGTATTCTGTTTGATTATCCTGCTTATAACGGTATCCTTTCTTATCCCCAAGTTACGGCATTTGAAATGGATGTCCATTGGTTTGTCGGCTTGGTTGCTGTTTTCGATATTCCCCATCCTTTTTACAATCTATAATGGCTTTACCAACTATGGCGATGGTCATTTGATTTCAAAAGCCTTGGCGATCCAGCAGATCAACAAACAGAAATATCTCCCGGAATCAGGAAAATCTTACGAATGGATAGCATATCGGTCTGAAACAAATGATTATTTACTTTGGTTAAAAGATACCGATGGGCAAACCAGTATTGCCCGGACGACAGAGTCAGGGGCAGATGATCTTATCTTTGAAGTAGTCCCTGGTGAGAATGGCATTGGTGAATTAGATGATGATGGTGCACCTAAAACGATCGAAGGATATACTCGGTTAAATAAAATTACTGCCAGTACAGATGAAAATCTGACGAACATCCTATTTGGTGAGGCGGATCAAACAATTCAGGTCCGCTCGCCTTCTGAAGCTGCAGAACTGGTTCCTCTCTATGAATTTGATCCTGAAACGGATGTCTTCACCGATGTCAGAAATGGGAAGGAGTATTTTGATATCGAAGGCACCTGGACGTCTGTGGATGGCAAAGAATTAATCCCGGGGTATTCTGATGTAATCGGTTTCAGGAACTTTGTAGACTTTGCGACCAGCCCTGGTTTACGCGGTCCATTAGTGACGATTGTTTCCTGGAACTTTATGTTTGCGACCTTCAGCCTTTTTTTGACCTTTTCTATGGGGTTGTTAATTTCAGTAATCTATAACGACCCAGGGTTTAAGGGTAAGAAGATCCTGCAATCGCTGCTGTTGATTCCCTATACGATCCCAAGCCTGATTACAATCTTGATCTGGCGAGGTATGTTGAACCCCAATCTTGGTATTGTGAACCGTGTGCTTGAAGCCGTTATTGGCATCTCACCGGATTGGTTCAATAATCGTTACCTGGCGCAAATTGCAATCCTAATCGTCAATATGTGGCTGGGTTATCCCTACTGGATGCTCGTGACGAGTGGAGCTTTGCAGTCCATTCCTCAGGACATTTACGAAGCAGCCGAAGTGGATGGGGCGACGGGATGGCAGCGTTTCTGGCGGATTACGCTACCCTTACTGCTGGTTTCAGTTGGCCCATTGATGATATCGTCGTTCATTTTCAATTTCAACAACTTCAACTTGATCTATGCCTTTATCAATGGTGGCCCGCCAATTCCGACAGCAATGACTCAGGCTGGGTATACAGACATCATCATCAGCTATGTCTATAACCTTGCCTTTGCCAGCGGTCGAGGCATCCAATATGGGTATGCTTCAGCGATTTCGGTTGTCCTCTTTATCCTGATTGCGATCATGGCCTTGATCCAATTCCGATTCACGAACATGTGGGAGGAGGTAGGTGAGAATGCCTAA
- a CDS encoding extracellular solute-binding protein has product MKKLLYTTFALALILVMGLTACQGTTPTEVVEETEPPATEEVVATEEPTEEVVEPVATLRIWADEQRAPVLNDLAADFLAEYNVELVVENISGIRDQFLVAAPAGEGPDIIVVAHDQAAAIVASGLAAPVDLGDKVGDFTPEALKAFTYEGQLYGMPYATENLGFFYNTDLVETVPTTWQEVYDMSQQLIDEGLVEYGIALAGTSYDAYPWMTSQGGYIFGLDANGDYNPQDVGVGGEGMIAFGNMAKQWADDGILSSNTDNTTSKSLFLNGQIPFFMNGPWELNNLREAGTPFSIAKFPDGGVPFLGVQGFMINAFSENILLAEAFLTEYVATEETMLKFVESDPRVPAYVPALSQMTDADLALIAEAGVGAQPMPAIPEMGKVWGDWGNALTFVLNGEKTPEEAYTFAQEAIVAAIAADTTGMVNIPGSWQVQVDPECEWNPACATTALTMGDDGLYTGTFTIPAGDYEVKVALDGGWDTNYGVDGVAGGDNYMFTVAADGDVTFIYDPETHLLEIVLP; this is encoded by the coding sequence ATGAAGAAACTATTGTATACAACCTTTGCGTTGGCTCTCATCCTTGTTATGGGACTGACAGCCTGCCAAGGTACCACACCCACTGAGGTCGTTGAGGAAACTGAACCCCCTGCGACTGAAGAGGTTGTTGCGACCGAAGAACCCACCGAAGAGGTTGTGGAACCTGTTGCAACCTTGAGGATTTGGGCTGACGAACAACGTGCTCCAGTTCTGAACGATTTGGCCGCTGATTTCCTGGCTGAATACAACGTGGAACTGGTCGTCGAGAACATCTCCGGTATTCGTGACCAATTCCTGGTTGCGGCTCCCGCCGGTGAAGGTCCCGACATCATCGTTGTGGCGCATGACCAGGCTGCTGCCATCGTGGCCAGCGGTTTGGCTGCACCCGTTGACCTGGGTGACAAGGTTGGGGATTTCACTCCTGAAGCCCTCAAAGCTTTTACCTATGAAGGACAACTCTACGGTATGCCCTATGCCACAGAGAACCTTGGCTTCTTCTATAACACCGATCTCGTTGAGACCGTTCCCACAACCTGGCAGGAAGTTTATGACATGAGCCAGCAGTTGATTGATGAAGGTCTTGTCGAATACGGTATCGCCCTGGCCGGCACCTCCTACGATGCTTATCCCTGGATGACATCGCAGGGTGGTTACATCTTTGGCCTGGATGCAAATGGCGACTACAACCCACAGGATGTTGGCGTTGGCGGCGAAGGCATGATTGCTTTCGGCAATATGGCCAAACAATGGGCAGATGACGGGATCCTCTCATCAAATACAGACAACACCACTTCCAAATCACTGTTCCTGAATGGGCAAATTCCCTTCTTCATGAACGGACCGTGGGAGCTGAATAACCTGCGTGAAGCTGGCACACCCTTCAGCATTGCAAAATTCCCCGATGGCGGCGTTCCCTTCCTGGGCGTTCAGGGCTTCATGATCAATGCCTTCAGTGAGAACATCCTCCTGGCCGAAGCCTTCCTGACCGAATATGTTGCAACCGAAGAAACCATGCTGAAATTCGTGGAATCCGACCCCCGTGTTCCTGCTTATGTTCCTGCTCTCTCCCAGATGACCGATGCCGACCTGGCTTTGATTGCTGAAGCTGGTGTAGGCGCCCAACCCATGCCCGCTATCCCTGAAATGGGTAAGGTGTGGGGTGACTGGGGCAATGCTTTGACCTTCGTTTTGAATGGCGAAAAGACCCCCGAAGAAGCCTATACATTTGCTCAGGAAGCCATCGTGGCTGCCATCGCTGCGGATACGACCGGTATGGTCAATATCCCAGGTTCATGGCAAGTCCAGGTTGACCCCGAGTGTGAATGGAATCCTGCTTGTGCGACTACCGCTCTGACAATGGGCGATGATGGTCTTTACACCGGCACATTCACCATTCCTGCTGGCGACTACGAAGTTAAAGTTGCCCTGGATGGTGGCTGGGATACCAACTACGGTGTTGACGGCGTCGCTGGTGGTGACAACTATATGTTCACCGTTGCGGCCGATGGGGATGTCACATTTATCTATGACCCTGAGACCCACCTGCTTGAGATCGTACTCCCGTAA
- a CDS encoding LacI family DNA-binding transcriptional regulator — MTQVSKIVTQKDVATLAGVSRSVVSYVLNGGPRSVAPETRRRVLEAIEALGYHPNKYAQRLKLGSCSAKRCMGIIVSGRSFGFLEHASYNSILSGLFEEAHKVHQEIRLFSCFESLTDPVFFNKNIHPDEVSSLVLILPQIITSMPDHQKLLSQIAERIKNVVCLGEPIKGWPSVNYDHALAAQQAVEHLIHLGHQRIAYLGVSDGRLTGYKQTLKKHGLAYEENLVELPALTTMSVSSYQLTEKLLQVNPRPTALFIACDEIAISAMAAIHDHSLSIPRDISFSSIGNTKLAGIIRPSLTTVNVPYREIASQAMQLLLTLQDGRKNEAESIYVPTELVIRESCGAKQ, encoded by the coding sequence ATGACCCAAGTATCAAAAATTGTCACGCAAAAGGATGTCGCCACTCTGGCAGGTGTGTCGCGCAGCGTGGTCTCATATGTGCTCAATGGTGGCCCGCGCAGTGTGGCTCCCGAGACAAGAAGGCGCGTTCTGGAAGCCATCGAGGCGTTGGGTTATCACCCCAATAAATATGCCCAGCGGCTCAAGTTGGGATCGTGCTCCGCCAAGCGCTGTATGGGCATCATCGTCAGCGGCCGCAGCTTTGGTTTTTTGGAACATGCCAGTTACAATTCAATCCTCTCTGGGTTGTTTGAAGAAGCTCATAAAGTTCACCAGGAAATCCGTCTCTTCAGTTGTTTTGAGTCACTAACCGACCCCGTCTTTTTCAACAAAAACATTCACCCCGATGAAGTATCCTCACTGGTCCTGATCCTTCCCCAAATCATTACCTCTATGCCTGACCATCAAAAGCTCCTCAGTCAAATTGCAGAACGGATAAAAAATGTGGTCTGCCTGGGTGAACCCATCAAGGGCTGGCCTTCTGTAAATTATGATCATGCGCTGGCTGCTCAACAAGCAGTGGAGCACCTGATCCATCTGGGCCATCAACGCATCGCCTATCTGGGCGTTAGTGACGGCCGTCTGACCGGTTACAAACAGACGCTGAAAAAGCATGGGCTGGCCTATGAAGAAAACCTGGTTGAGCTCCCCGCCCTCACCACTATGTCCGTTTCTTCTTACCAACTCACCGAAAAACTTCTACAGGTCAATCCCCGCCCGACAGCGCTCTTTATCGCCTGCGATGAGATTGCGATCAGCGCAATGGCAGCCATTCACGACCACAGCCTTTCCATTCCACGGGATATTTCTTTCTCTTCCATCGGCAATACTAAACTGGCCGGTATCATCCGCCCCAGTCTGACCACGGTCAATGTCCCCTATCGAGAGATTGCTTCTCAGGCCATGCAGCTCCTGTTGACCTTACAAGATGGTCGCAAAAATGAAGCCGAATCCATTTATGTGCCCACGGAGTTGGTGATCCGCGAATCCTGCGGCGCGAAACAATAG
- a CDS encoding GNAT family N-acetyltransferase has protein sequence MTYTFQTYSHSQKEFQEICDLLNETYLQDHRPRNWRLALIENWNMASRFLEPREYFIDRVRLWRDPDDRLAGFVIKGIKLVHPQTRSNDPALLGEILAWVVEHWASPDRTTSVMAYDWDTRRQVVLLQNGYEPVRVIEEVRIYDLNEAYPEPYLPEGFRFSSVADERNPQARVALENAIWEAQLDEAWYRGKSSSPHYFPNLDLLVISPEGQSAAAALVWPYPETGAGEIDPLGTHPDFRRLGLARAIVLHSFKQMQALGLHLAYIASDVENQVVNTLYDSLNPAEVYQGILWSKVI, from the coding sequence ATGACGTACACTTTCCAAACCTACTCGCATAGCCAGAAAGAATTTCAAGAGATCTGTGACCTGCTGAATGAGACTTACCTGCAGGATCACCGCCCGCGCAATTGGCGGTTGGCATTGATTGAAAACTGGAATATGGCATCCCGCTTCCTGGAGCCCAGGGAGTATTTCATTGATCGGGTGCGACTCTGGCGGGATCCGGATGATCGCCTGGCAGGTTTTGTGATTAAAGGGATTAAATTGGTCCATCCTCAGACGCGTTCGAACGATCCGGCGCTGCTGGGGGAAATTCTGGCTTGGGTTGTGGAACATTGGGCATCGCCGGACAGAACCACCTCGGTGATGGCGTATGATTGGGATACCCGGCGGCAGGTTGTGCTGTTGCAGAACGGTTATGAACCGGTGCGGGTGATTGAGGAGGTGCGAATTTATGACCTCAATGAGGCTTATCCAGAACCTTACCTGCCGGAAGGGTTTCGTTTCAGCTCTGTGGCGGATGAGAGGAACCCGCAGGCGCGGGTGGCGCTGGAAAATGCCATCTGGGAGGCGCAATTGGATGAAGCCTGGTATCGGGGCAAGAGCTCATCCCCCCATTATTTCCCCAACCTTGATCTATTGGTGATATCGCCGGAGGGGCAGTCAGCTGCGGCCGCTTTGGTCTGGCCATATCCAGAGACGGGCGCTGGTGAGATCGATCCCTTGGGGACGCATCCTGATTTCCGCCGGTTGGGCCTAGCACGGGCTATTGTGTTGCACAGTTTCAAACAAATGCAGGCTTTAGGGTTGCACCTGGCATATATCGCCTCTGACGTGGAAAATCAGGTGGTGAATACGTTGTATGATTCTCTGAATCCTGCTGAGGTTTACCAGGGGATTTTGTGGTCAAAGGTGATTTGA
- a CDS encoding PD40 domain-containing protein — protein sequence MKSINFLSRLGLALACLLIFSACQSALDEASQVTSEEPTPSPTLTATLEVTEMQPTATVGSRPQFEGTIAFYSDMAGNPDIYIIQADGTGLTQLTDDAAFDDSPDLSPSGTRVVFLSARNDPDPQFPDFKYDIYVVNCDGTGLTQLTATEAGEDHPSWSPDESRILFDADYDGDRFYEMYSMAADGTDLVRLTTGAHNDQFGEYSPDGSQIAFSSDRNGDWDIFTMDADGSNQAILEVDQTWQIFPTWSPDGEWIAFVQMVPGSGETNVFSVSSDGTNLRQETWGSGYNENPTFSSDGQWIAYQTNMDGDFEIYVKAFHSNDPAFHFFTFPSDELWPSWGPISISSD from the coding sequence AAGCATTAACTTCCTTTCACGTCTGGGTTTGGCGCTGGCCTGCCTGTTGATATTTTCAGCTTGCCAATCTGCTTTAGATGAAGCGAGCCAGGTCACCAGTGAGGAGCCAACCCCTTCGCCAACACTGACCGCAACCCTCGAAGTGACTGAAATGCAGCCAACTGCCACTGTGGGTAGCCGCCCTCAATTTGAGGGGACGATTGCCTTTTATTCTGATATGGCTGGGAATCCTGACATCTATATTATTCAGGCGGATGGCACCGGTTTGACCCAGTTGACCGATGACGCGGCCTTTGACGATAGCCCTGATCTGTCCCCGAGTGGCACACGGGTGGTTTTTCTTTCCGCCCGGAATGATCCTGACCCTCAGTTCCCCGATTTTAAATATGACATCTATGTGGTCAATTGTGACGGTACTGGCCTCACGCAATTAACTGCTACGGAAGCCGGTGAAGACCACCCATCATGGTCGCCGGATGAATCCCGGATCCTATTCGATGCTGATTACGATGGGGATAGGTTTTATGAAATGTACTCGATGGCAGCCGATGGGACGGATTTGGTGCGGCTGACCACCGGGGCGCATAACGACCAATTCGGTGAATATTCACCGGATGGCAGCCAGATTGCCTTCAGTTCCGACCGTAATGGCGATTGGGATATATTCACAATGGATGCGGATGGGAGCAACCAGGCGATCTTGGAAGTTGACCAGACCTGGCAGATCTTCCCAACCTGGTCACCGGATGGGGAATGGATTGCGTTTGTACAGATGGTCCCAGGCTCAGGAGAGACCAATGTCTTTTCCGTGAGCAGCGACGGGACTAATCTCAGACAGGAAACCTGGGGCTCCGGCTATAACGAGAATCCGACCTTTTCATCGGACGGGCAATGGATTGCCTATCAGACCAATATGGATGGTGACTTTGAAATATACGTGAAGGCTTTTCACAGTAACGATCCAGCCTTTCATTTTTTTACATTCCCTTCTGATGAACTCTGGCCATCCTGGGGGCCGATCTCTATTAGCTCAGATTAA